In Rhodothermales bacterium, one DNA window encodes the following:
- a CDS encoding glycerol-3-phosphate dehydrogenase/oxidase, translated as MNRDSMLNALRTAEGPWDFAIVGGGATGLGCAIEAASRGYRTLLLEQHDFAKGTSSRSTKLVHGGVRYLQQGNVALVLEALKERGRLLKNAPHLVHDLPFVVPNYSWWEGPFYGIGMKMYDLLAGRSGFGRSKHLSKEETLERLPTIEPEGLDGGVVYYDGQFDDARLAVNMAQTAVEQGGVLINYCEVIGLLKNGDEVAGVRARDVEGGGEFEIPARAVINATGVWTDTIRHMDEPTARGMVSPSQGVHIVLDKAFLPGDSAIMVPKTDDGRVLFAIPWHDSVVIGTTDTPVDHAELEPRPLEEELEFLLEHAARYLTKDPTPADVRSTFAGLRPLVGSPDEEGGTAAISRDHTLHIAPSGLVTIAGGKWTTYRKMAEDTIDQAATLAQLDDRACVTKDLRIHGYHQNAEAFGDLHPYGSDAPRIQDLIREEPRYGERLHADRSTVAAQVVWAVRHEMARTVEDFLSRRTRTLLLDARASIEMAPAVAALMAEELGRDEAWQREQVETYTTLAHGYLIADGALRTKDVAAG; from the coding sequence ATGAATAGGGACTCCATGCTCAACGCCCTTCGGACTGCCGAGGGGCCGTGGGACTTCGCCATCGTCGGCGGTGGGGCAACCGGCCTCGGCTGCGCCATCGAAGCGGCTTCGCGCGGCTACCGCACGCTCCTCCTCGAGCAGCACGACTTCGCCAAAGGGACTTCCAGCCGCAGCACGAAGCTCGTCCACGGCGGCGTCCGTTACCTCCAGCAGGGCAACGTCGCCCTCGTGCTCGAGGCGCTCAAAGAGCGCGGGCGCCTCCTCAAGAACGCGCCCCACCTCGTCCACGACCTCCCGTTCGTCGTCCCCAATTACTCGTGGTGGGAGGGGCCGTTCTACGGGATCGGGATGAAGATGTACGACCTCCTCGCCGGGCGCAGTGGCTTCGGCCGCTCGAAGCACCTCTCCAAAGAAGAGACGCTGGAGCGGCTGCCGACGATCGAGCCCGAGGGCCTCGACGGCGGCGTGGTCTACTACGACGGGCAGTTCGACGACGCCCGCCTCGCTGTCAACATGGCGCAGACGGCCGTCGAGCAGGGCGGCGTCCTGATCAACTATTGCGAGGTCATCGGCCTGCTCAAGAACGGCGACGAGGTCGCCGGCGTCCGCGCCCGCGATGTGGAGGGCGGCGGCGAGTTCGAGATCCCCGCCCGCGCCGTCATCAACGCGACGGGCGTCTGGACCGACACGATCCGCCACATGGACGAGCCTACGGCACGCGGGATGGTCTCGCCGAGCCAGGGCGTCCACATCGTCCTCGACAAGGCGTTCCTCCCCGGCGACTCCGCCATCATGGTCCCCAAGACCGACGACGGCCGTGTCCTCTTCGCGATCCCGTGGCACGACTCCGTCGTGATCGGTACGACGGACACGCCCGTAGACCACGCCGAGTTGGAGCCGCGCCCGCTCGAAGAGGAGCTCGAATTCCTGCTCGAACACGCGGCCCGCTACCTCACCAAAGACCCGACGCCGGCCGACGTCCGCAGCACCTTCGCCGGCCTCCGTCCGCTCGTCGGCTCGCCCGATGAGGAGGGCGGGACGGCCGCGATCTCCCGCGACCACACGCTCCACATCGCCCCCTCCGGCCTCGTCACGATCGCCGGCGGGAAGTGGACGACGTACCGGAAGATGGCCGAGGACACGATCGACCAGGCCGCGACGCTCGCCCAGCTCGACGACCGGGCGTGCGTCACGAAGGACCTCCGCATCCACGGCTACCACCAGAACGCCGAGGCCTTCGGCGACCTCCACCCGTACGGCTCGGATGCCCCGCGCATCCAGGACCTGATCCGCGAGGAGCCGCGCTACGGCGAGCGCCTGCACGCGGACCGATCCACCGTAGCCGCGCAAGTCGTCTGGGCTGTCCGGCACGAGATGGCGCGGACCGTCGAGGACTTCCTCTCGCGGCGGACGCGGACGCTGCTGCTCGACGCCCGCGCGAGCATCGAGATGGCTCCAGCCGTGGCCGCCCTCATGGCCGAGGAGCTGGGCCGCGACGAGGCGTGGCAGCGCGAGCAGGTGGAGACCTACACCACCCTCGCCCACGGCTACCTCATCGCCGACGGCGCCCTGCGGACGAAAGACGTCGCCGCGGGCTGA
- a CDS encoding MIP/aquaporin family protein encodes MTPYLAEFVGTTLLLLLGDGVVANVVLKGTKGEASGWIVITFGWGMAVFLAVFVVGAFSGAHINPAVTIGLAAAGKFSWALVPGYIVAQMLGAFFGAVLVWLHYRPHFGVTEDLDGKLAVFSTGPAIRSTGDNFVSELIGTFVLVFAVLYLAAPSIAGPGGDPGGLGALDALPVGLVVLVIGLALGGTTGYAINPARDLGPRIAHALLPIAGGKRDSDWGYAWIPVVAPIVGGVLAALAYLALGDTVMLTP; translated from the coding sequence ATGACTCCCTATCTCGCTGAATTCGTAGGCACCACTCTCCTCCTCTTGCTTGGCGACGGCGTCGTCGCGAACGTCGTACTCAAAGGGACGAAGGGGGAGGCCTCGGGCTGGATTGTCATCACCTTCGGGTGGGGCATGGCCGTGTTCCTCGCCGTCTTCGTGGTCGGCGCGTTCAGCGGGGCGCACATCAACCCCGCCGTGACGATCGGGCTCGCCGCGGCGGGCAAGTTCTCGTGGGCGCTCGTGCCGGGCTACATCGTCGCGCAGATGCTCGGGGCCTTCTTCGGGGCCGTGCTCGTGTGGCTCCACTACCGCCCGCACTTCGGCGTGACCGAAGACCTCGACGGCAAGCTCGCCGTCTTCAGCACCGGCCCGGCCATCCGCTCCACCGGCGACAACTTCGTCTCCGAGCTGATCGGGACGTTCGTGCTCGTGTTCGCCGTGCTCTACCTCGCCGCGCCGAGCATCGCAGGGCCCGGCGGCGACCCCGGCGGCCTCGGCGCGCTCGACGCGCTCCCGGTCGGCCTCGTCGTGCTCGTGATCGGCCTCGCGCTTGGCGGGACGACGGGCTACGCCATCAACCCGGCACGTGACCTCGGCCCGCGCATCGCCCACGCCCTGCTCCCGATCGCCGGCGGCAAGCGCGACAGCGATTGGGGCTACGCGTGGATTCCGGTCGTCGCCCCCATCGTCGGTGGCGTCCTCGCGGCGCTCGCGTACCTCGCCCTCGGCGACACCGTCATGCTGACGCCCTGA
- the agaR gene encoding transcriptional repressor AgaR: protein MQSAPERHEHILKRLREQGQVSVATLSEQLEVSEVTIRKDLNMLERRHLLHRTHGGAIGANPYVLDRTVEEKTGEHAADKDRIGRAASALVEPQDSIILGSGTTAMYVARHLRDVPGLTVITSAMNVAVVLTGLPQVEILMLGGTVRKSSTSVVGQHAEQMLEDHACSKLFLGVDGFDLDYGLTTTNAQEATLNQAMMRAAQRTIVIADSSKFGRRGFRRICNVDQVDAVITDTGVSDEAVRSLEARGVAVDVV from the coding sequence ATGCAGTCCGCCCCGGAACGCCACGAGCACATCCTCAAACGCCTACGCGAACAGGGGCAGGTGTCCGTCGCGACGCTGAGTGAGCAGCTTGAGGTCTCTGAGGTTACGATTCGAAAGGACCTCAACATGTTGGAGCGCCGCCACCTCCTCCACCGGACGCACGGCGGCGCGATCGGCGCGAACCCGTACGTGCTCGATCGCACCGTCGAGGAGAAGACGGGGGAGCACGCCGCCGACAAGGACCGCATCGGACGGGCGGCCTCGGCCCTCGTCGAGCCGCAGGACTCCATCATCCTAGGCTCAGGGACGACGGCGATGTACGTGGCGCGCCACCTCCGCGACGTGCCCGGCCTCACCGTTATCACGAGCGCGATGAACGTGGCCGTCGTCCTCACGGGGCTACCGCAGGTGGAGATCCTCATGCTCGGCGGCACCGTGCGCAAGAGTTCGACCTCCGTCGTGGGACAGCACGCCGAGCAGATGCTCGAGGACCACGCCTGCAGCAAGCTCTTCCTCGGCGTGGACGGGTTCGACCTCGACTACGGCCTGACGACGACGAACGCGCAGGAAGCGACGTTGAACCAGGCGATGATGCGGGCGGCGCAGCGCACGATCGTCATCGCGGACTCCTCGAAGTTCGGGCGGCGCGGCTTCCGGCGGATTTGCAACGTCGACCAGGTAGACGCCGTGATCACCGACACCGGCGTCAGCGACGAGGCCGTCCGCTCACTCGAAGCGCGCGGCGTCGCGGTGGATGTCGTGTGA
- the glpK gene encoding glycerol kinase GlpK, whose translation MSYVLALDQGTTSSRAILFNSDGQIETVSQREFQQIFPRPGWVEHNPSEIWSTQAGVATEALTRIGIAAKDIAAIGITNQRETTVVWDRKTGEPVYNAIVWQDRRTAGFCDRLKDEGRKELFQEKTGLVIDAYFSGTKVRWILDNVDGARQKAEAGDLAFGTIDCWLMWKLTGGKLHVTDVTNASRTLMYNIQTGDWDDELLDVLGVPRALLPEVRSSSEHYGDTSGDIFATKIPIAGIAGDQQAALFGQVCTQPGMGKNTYGTGAFMLMNTGNEAVTSKNNLLTTVAWKLGGEPMQYALEGSVFVAGAVVQWLRDGLGLIRHAPDVEYLASKVESSEGVYLVPAFVGLGAPHWDQYARGAIVGITRGTTDAHLARAALESIAFQSTDVVRAEEADSGIALKELRVDGGAAANNLLLQVQADLLGVPVIRPKVTETTALGAAYLAGLAVGYWDSTEQIAEQWAVDRRFEPEMSRDEAEHRMSEWHRAVKRSMAWEQPDSARSKNA comes from the coding sequence ATGTCCTACGTCCTCGCTCTCGACCAAGGCACCACCAGCTCCCGCGCCATCCTCTTCAACAGCGACGGCCAGATCGAAACGGTTTCTCAGCGCGAGTTCCAGCAGATCTTCCCCCGGCCCGGCTGGGTCGAGCACAACCCCAGCGAGATCTGGTCCACGCAGGCCGGCGTCGCGACCGAGGCGCTCACCCGCATCGGGATCGCCGCCAAAGACATCGCCGCGATCGGCATCACGAACCAGCGCGAGACGACGGTCGTGTGGGATCGGAAGACCGGCGAGCCGGTCTACAACGCCATCGTGTGGCAGGACCGTCGCACCGCCGGCTTCTGCGACCGGCTCAAGGACGAGGGGCGGAAAGAGCTGTTCCAGGAGAAAACCGGCCTCGTCATCGACGCCTACTTCTCCGGGACGAAGGTCCGTTGGATCCTCGACAACGTGGACGGCGCGCGGCAGAAGGCCGAGGCCGGCGACCTCGCCTTCGGCACGATCGACTGCTGGCTGATGTGGAAGCTCACCGGTGGCAAGCTCCACGTTACCGACGTGACGAACGCGTCGCGGACGCTGATGTACAACATCCAAACGGGCGATTGGGACGACGAACTCCTCGACGTCCTCGGCGTGCCGCGCGCCCTCCTGCCCGAGGTCCGCTCCAGCAGCGAGCACTACGGCGACACCTCCGGCGACATCTTCGCGACGAAGATCCCCATCGCCGGGATCGCGGGCGACCAGCAGGCGGCGCTCTTCGGGCAGGTGTGCACACAGCCGGGCATGGGGAAGAACACCTACGGCACGGGCGCCTTCATGCTGATGAATACGGGCAACGAAGCCGTCACCTCGAAGAACAACCTCCTCACGACGGTCGCCTGGAAGCTCGGCGGCGAGCCCATGCAGTACGCCCTCGAAGGGAGCGTCTTCGTCGCCGGCGCCGTTGTGCAGTGGCTCCGCGACGGGCTCGGGCTCATCCGCCACGCCCCCGACGTGGAGTACCTCGCGAGCAAGGTCGAGAGCAGCGAGGGCGTCTACCTCGTCCCCGCCTTCGTCGGGCTCGGCGCCCCGCACTGGGACCAGTACGCGCGCGGCGCGATCGTCGGGATCACGCGCGGCACGACGGACGCGCACCTCGCCCGCGCCGCGCTCGAGAGCATCGCCTTCCAGAGCACGGACGTCGTCCGCGCCGAGGAGGCCGACTCCGGCATCGCCCTCAAAGAGCTCCGCGTCGACGGCGGCGCCGCCGCGAACAACCTCCTCCTCCAAGTCCAGGCCGACCTCCTCGGCGTCCCCGTCATTCGGCCGAAGGTGACCGAGACGACGGCGCTCGGCGCGGCCTACCTCGCCGGCCTCGCCGTCGGTTACTGGGACAGCACCGAGCAGATCGCCGAGCAGTGGGCCGTGGACCGGCGCTTCGAACCGGAGATGAGCCGGGACGAGGCCGAGCACCGGATGAGCGAGTGGCACCGCGCCGTCAAGCGCTCGATGGCCTGGGAGCAGCCCGACAGCGCCCGCTCGAAGAACGCGTGA
- a CDS encoding catalase, with product MSDSKRLADDHGHDEEAKHRQLEPYREDASGEYLTTNTGLRVNHTDDSLKAGSRGPTLLEDFHLREKMTHFDHERIPERVVHARGSAAHGYFQVYEPLTDLTKAKVFQDPSKKTPVFVRFSTVVGFRGSADTVRDVRGWATKFYTEEGNWDLVGNNMPVFFIQDGIKFPDLVHAIKPEPDSETPQASAAHDNFWDFVSLMPESAHTIMWVLSDRGLPRSYAMMEGFGVHTFRLINEEGKARFVKFHWRPVLGTHSLVWDETQKIAGKNPDFNRKDLWDRIEDGAYPEFELGLQVVEEEDEHRFDFDLLDPTKLIPEDEVPVRIVGKMTLNRNPDNFFAETEQVAFHPGHVVPGIDFTNDPLLQGRLFSYIDTQINRFSSANFNELPINRPVAAVHNNQRDGFMRQTINQGRVNYYPNSLGKGCPMMAPESAGGYVHYMERVEGHKIRERSESFKDHFSQATMFWHSLTEDEQDRLVDAGRFELGKVTNKEVRERMVHEFLNKINHELAVRVARGIGVEPPEAFAGKETDKRIPEVSTIKRGRYDTIETRKVAILLADGFDHEQFVAVKERLMAGGAKPKVVARTQGTLASASGETVEVDESYLTTASVLFDAFFVPGGAASAEALKEHGDALHFIQEGFRHAKPIGATGEGVGLLEEARLPDITLSDGGTTSDKGVVTSRNGTDGFADAFEEAVAKYRHFDRSKKERVPA from the coding sequence ATGTCCGACTCCAAGCGCCTCGCCGACGACCACGGCCACGACGAAGAAGCCAAACACCGCCAACTCGAACCCTACCGCGAGGACGCGAGCGGCGAGTACCTAACCACGAATACCGGCCTCCGCGTCAACCACACCGACGACTCGCTCAAGGCCGGCAGCCGTGGCCCGACTCTCTTGGAGGACTTCCACCTCCGCGAGAAAATGACCCACTTCGACCACGAGCGCATCCCCGAGCGCGTGGTCCACGCCCGAGGCTCCGCCGCTCACGGCTACTTCCAGGTCTACGAGCCGCTCACCGACCTCACCAAGGCCAAGGTCTTTCAGGACCCCTCGAAGAAGACGCCTGTCTTCGTCCGCTTCTCCACCGTCGTCGGGTTTCGCGGCTCGGCGGACACCGTCCGCGACGTGCGCGGGTGGGCCACGAAGTTCTACACCGAAGAGGGGAACTGGGACCTCGTCGGCAACAACATGCCGGTCTTCTTTATCCAGGACGGCATCAAGTTCCCCGACCTCGTCCACGCCATCAAGCCGGAGCCCGATTCGGAGACGCCGCAGGCCTCGGCCGCGCACGACAACTTCTGGGACTTCGTCTCGCTCATGCCGGAGAGCGCGCACACGATCATGTGGGTCCTCTCCGACCGCGGCCTCCCCCGCAGCTACGCGATGATGGAGGGCTTCGGCGTTCACACCTTCCGCCTCATCAACGAAGAGGGGAAGGCCCGCTTCGTCAAGTTCCACTGGCGGCCCGTGCTCGGCACGCACTCCCTCGTGTGGGACGAGACGCAGAAGATCGCCGGCAAGAACCCCGACTTCAACCGGAAGGACCTCTGGGATCGGATCGAGGACGGCGCCTACCCCGAGTTCGAACTCGGCCTCCAAGTCGTCGAGGAGGAGGACGAGCACCGGTTTGACTTCGACCTGCTCGACCCGACCAAGCTCATCCCCGAGGACGAAGTGCCGGTGCGCATCGTCGGGAAGATGACGCTCAACCGAAACCCGGACAACTTCTTCGCCGAGACCGAGCAGGTGGCCTTCCACCCCGGCCACGTCGTCCCCGGCATCGACTTCACGAACGATCCGCTCCTGCAGGGCCGCCTCTTCTCCTACATCGACACGCAGATCAACCGGTTCTCGAGCGCGAACTTCAACGAGCTCCCGATCAACCGGCCCGTCGCCGCCGTCCACAACAACCAGCGCGACGGGTTCATGCGGCAGACGATCAACCAGGGCCGGGTGAACTACTACCCGAACTCGCTGGGGAAGGGCTGCCCGATGATGGCGCCGGAGTCCGCCGGCGGCTACGTCCACTACATGGAGCGCGTCGAGGGCCACAAGATCCGCGAGCGGAGCGAGAGCTTCAAGGACCACTTCAGCCAGGCCACGATGTTCTGGCACAGCCTGACCGAGGACGAGCAGGACCGGCTCGTGGACGCCGGGCGGTTCGAGCTCGGCAAGGTCACGAACAAGGAGGTCCGCGAGCGGATGGTCCACGAGTTCCTGAACAAGATCAACCACGAGCTCGCCGTCCGCGTCGCGCGGGGCATCGGCGTCGAGCCGCCGGAGGCGTTCGCCGGGAAGGAGACCGACAAGCGGATCCCCGAGGTGAGCACGATCAAGCGGGGCCGCTACGACACCATCGAGACCCGGAAGGTCGCTATCCTCCTCGCCGACGGCTTCGACCACGAGCAGTTCGTAGCCGTCAAAGAGAGGCTCATGGCCGGCGGCGCGAAGCCGAAGGTCGTCGCGAGGACGCAGGGCACGCTCGCGAGCGCGTCCGGCGAGACGGTCGAGGTGGACGAGAGCTACCTCACGACGGCCTCCGTCCTCTTCGACGCGTTCTTCGTGCCGGGCGGCGCCGCGAGCGCCGAGGCGCTCAAGGAGCACGGCGACGCGCTCCACTTCATCCAAGAGGGCTTTCGCCACGCGAAGCCGATCGGCGCGACGGGCGAGGGGGTGGGCCTGCTGGAGGAGGCGCGCCTCCCCGACATCACCCTCTCCGACGGCGGCACGACCTCGGACAAGGGCGTCGTGACGTCGCGGAACGGCACAGACGGCTTCGCCGACGCGTTCGAGGAAGCCGTCGCGAAGTACCGCCACTTCGACCGGAGCAAGAAGGAGCGGGTCCCAGCGTGA
- the fbp gene encoding class 1 fructose-bisphosphatase, whose translation MASDSPSRLPASRFKTLEQFILERQDHIPVATGGFSRLLRDLSIAAKVVNSYIRRAGLLDVLGDSGEVNVQGEVQQQLDAIAHAEFVEALRLGGESCLIVSEEADEIIPVAPSSGRGGRYIVLLDPLDGSSNIDVNVSVGTIFSVYHLPEGQQPTVDAALQPGSAQIAAGYVIYGSSTMLVYTAGDGVNGFTLDPAVGEFLLSHPNITTPSNGRFYSIDEGNSAAFEDGLERYLRWMEYEQAKPSTYKTRYIGSFITDFHRNLLKGGVYMYPATAVYPDGKLRLMYEANPMAFIAEQAGGQASDGHRRILDIQPSALHERTALYIGSPAMVQRAEAFLRGDADAGKLP comes from the coding sequence ATGGCCTCCGACTCGCCCTCCCGCCTCCCCGCCAGCCGCTTCAAAACGCTCGAGCAGTTCATCCTCGAACGGCAGGACCACATCCCCGTCGCCACGGGCGGGTTCTCGCGGCTCCTCCGCGACCTCTCGATCGCCGCCAAAGTCGTCAACAGCTACATCCGGCGAGCCGGCCTGCTCGACGTGCTCGGCGACTCGGGCGAGGTGAACGTGCAGGGCGAGGTCCAGCAGCAGCTCGACGCGATTGCCCACGCCGAGTTCGTCGAGGCGCTCCGGCTCGGCGGCGAGTCCTGCCTCATCGTCTCCGAAGAGGCCGACGAGATCATCCCCGTCGCTCCTTCTTCCGGCCGCGGCGGGCGCTACATCGTCCTCCTCGACCCGCTCGACGGCTCGTCGAACATCGACGTCAACGTGTCGGTCGGGACGATCTTCTCGGTCTACCACCTGCCCGAGGGGCAGCAGCCGACCGTAGACGCCGCGCTCCAGCCGGGCTCGGCGCAGATCGCCGCCGGCTACGTGATCTACGGCTCCTCAACGATGCTCGTCTACACCGCCGGCGACGGCGTCAACGGCTTCACGCTCGATCCGGCCGTGGGCGAGTTCCTCCTCTCGCACCCTAACATCACGACGCCGTCGAACGGCCGGTTCTACTCCATCGACGAGGGCAATTCGGCGGCGTTCGAGGACGGGTTGGAGCGGTACCTCCGCTGGATGGAGTACGAGCAGGCGAAGCCCTCGACGTACAAGACGCGCTACATCGGCTCCTTTATCACGGACTTCCACCGCAACCTCCTCAAGGGCGGGGTTTACATGTATCCTGCCACGGCGGTCTACCCCGACGGCAAGCTCCGGCTGATGTACGAGGCCAACCCGATGGCGTTCATCGCCGAGCAAGCCGGCGGCCAGGCCAGCGACGGGCACCGCCGCATCCTCGACATCCAGCCCTCCGCCCTCCACGAGCGGACGGCGCTCTACATCGGCAGCCCTGCGATGGTCCAGCGCGCCGAAGCCTTCCTCCGCGGCGACGCCGACGCGGGGAAGCTCCCGTAG